A region of the Sphingobium yanoikuyae genome:
GGGGGTCCATAGCTCAGTCGGTAGAGCAACTGACTTTTAATCAGTAGGTCGCTGGTTCGAACCCAGCTGGACTCACCATTTTTTCACAGTCGTATCAGTGAGTTACCGAACTCACTCCACGAGGTAGAGCCGCGGAGGCCCTGCCCTGTGTCCATTTTTGGGTCCACCCGCCTCAATCTTCTCAGACACTTGGCTCGGCGCTTTTGTGTCCTTGAAAATCAGCTGGTCGGCGTAGGGCTGCAAATGCTTCACCGACATATGCGCATAACGGCGCACCATCACCTCAGATTTCCAGCCGCCCAGGCTCATGAAACTCTCCTATATGAAAACGTTGCTGGGAACGTTCCCGTTATCGTTTCGAATCGGCTCTGGTGTCAAGGTGGATTTTGCGGCAAAGTGCAAAGCGGGCTGCCGGAACGGTGAAGAGAGCAAGCGATATCAAGGCGGAATGGCAGGAATGAGCAGGGATTTGGAAGGGCGCGGTGGCCGGGTCACGCTGCACGATGTTGCCGCGGCGGCGGGCGTGTCGAAATCGACGGTGTCACGCATTCTCGATGAACGGCTGCCCCAGTCTGACAACGACACCGCGCGCCGGGTGCGGCAGGTGGCGGCCGATCTTGGCTATATCCGTGATATTTCCGCCTCGAGCCTCCGGCGGGGCAAGACGATGGCGATCGGCGTGATCGTCCCGCGTCTGACCGATACGGTCATGGCGATGCTGTACGAAGCGATCGCCAAGGCCTGCGCAAAGAGCGGGCGGATCGCGCTCGTCGCGACGACCGACGACAATATCGATGCCGATGAGCGGGCAGCTGAGACCCTGATCCAGCGTGGGGTCGATGGCCTGATCCTGGCCACGGCGCGCACCGGTGACGATCTGCCCGACAAGCTCGAAAAGCGGGGTGTGCCGCATGTCCTGGCGTTGCGCACGGATGGCCACAGCCCGTCAGCGATCGGCGATGATCGACTTGGGGGCTATCTCGCGACCCGGCATCTCATCGATCTTGGACATCAGCGGATCGCCATCATCGCCGGTCCCTCCTTTGCTTCAAGCAGCCGGGAGCGATTGGCTGGCTACAAACAGGCGTTGGAAGAAGCATCGATCGCCCTCGATCCATCGCTCATCATGGAATCCAGC
Encoded here:
- a CDS encoding LacI family DNA-binding transcriptional regulator, encoding MKLSYMKTLLGTFPLSFRIGSGVKVDFAAKCKAGCRNGEESKRYQGGMAGMSRDLEGRGGRVTLHDVAAAAGVSKSTVSRILDERLPQSDNDTARRVRQVAADLGYIRDISASSLRRGKTMAIGVIVPRLTDTVMAMLYEAIAKACAKSGRIALVATTDDNIDADERAAETLIQRGVDGLILATARTGDDLPDKLEKRGVPHVLALRTDGHSPSAIGDDRLGGYLATRHLIDLGHQRIAIIAGPSFASSSRERLAGYKQALEEASIALDPSLIMESSFSIEAGAEAAEAIMALDQRPTAIFAVNDNTAIGALSKLTNMGITVPGDISLVGYNDIPIVSHLPTPLTTMRVPFDQIAAAALELLDTPPAAGNSATMLVAPTLIPRRSSGRLAE